One part of the Alphaproteobacteria bacterium genome encodes these proteins:
- a CDS encoding TonB-dependent receptor — protein sequence MNPITRVALPAMVMTVAGSLASAQEANPDGTGAELHYVPPVSVTATRNAVEAFEYPGMVTVRDRRDIQDRQATSPDDILRTVPGVDFFGGPRRTGEVPSIRGFSGPDVILLLDGARQNFISGHDGQFFVDPLFLRRIEVVKGSSSALYGSGGTGGVIEMRTVEAIDLLAPGGRYGGEVSAGYQGVNEEWTAGFVGAAKPGERFEGVAGITWLTGDDYRLGDDSSLVAEDDIISGLLKGTARLTEHQTLEASWQRFQNDAKEPNNGQATGADLVDKEVRTDNFRVAYKNSDPTDRWLDLDAIAYYVDTNVLETRLDNLGAGPAGQVEDRQLSTIGARIDNRTRFVHSETALTTLTYGVESYRDTGEGTTDGAARGGVPNAESTFAGVFMQGQVDFDDILGSGAGMSITPGIRYDYYASDGDSGEISSDEVSPKIALQVRPVEPVSLFASYANAFRAPNLNELFPSGTHFVIPGFGVNSFIPNTALQPQSTRTFEAGAGLKFDDVVTRRDHFQIKGSHYWIDGENFIDTQVIQPAPPACFPPNCNGTTQSVNVANANLDGYEIEASYENASLLFETGYSRIDGDNEATGAPLGVLQPDKFTMHFAYKIPETGLRLGWRYLHASRFDNTADPALVRDAYDLNDVYASWHASKDSPVTGLGVLVGVDNVFDRAYTRTASGALEPGRNLKATVRYAIKM from the coding sequence ATGAATCCGATTACAAGGGTGGCCCTACCGGCCATGGTCATGACCGTCGCCGGCAGCCTGGCGTCCGCGCAGGAGGCGAATCCGGACGGTACCGGTGCGGAACTGCACTACGTCCCGCCCGTATCGGTGACGGCGACCCGGAATGCGGTTGAGGCGTTTGAATATCCGGGCATGGTGACGGTTCGCGATCGCCGCGACATCCAGGACCGGCAGGCGACGTCGCCGGACGATATCCTGCGCACTGTTCCCGGCGTCGATTTCTTCGGCGGCCCGCGGCGGACCGGCGAGGTTCCCAGCATCCGCGGCTTTTCCGGCCCGGATGTGATCCTGCTGCTGGATGGCGCGCGGCAGAACTTCATCTCCGGCCATGACGGCCAGTTTTTCGTCGATCCGCTGTTCCTGCGCCGGATCGAGGTGGTGAAGGGCTCCAGTTCCGCGCTGTACGGCAGCGGCGGGACCGGCGGCGTTATCGAAATGCGGACGGTGGAGGCTATCGATCTGCTGGCCCCGGGCGGACGTTATGGCGGCGAAGTCAGCGCCGGATACCAGGGCGTGAACGAGGAATGGACCGCCGGATTTGTCGGCGCGGCAAAGCCGGGCGAGCGCTTCGAAGGGGTGGCCGGCATCACCTGGTTGACCGGCGACGATTACCGTCTTGGCGACGATTCATCGCTGGTTGCGGAAGACGATATTATCTCCGGCCTGCTCAAAGGCACGGCCAGACTCACCGAGCATCAGACGCTTGAGGCAAGCTGGCAGCGTTTCCAGAATGACGCAAAGGAGCCCAATAACGGGCAGGCGACCGGCGCCGATCTCGTCGACAAGGAGGTCCGGACCGACAATTTCCGCGTCGCCTACAAGAACAGCGACCCGACCGATCGCTGGCTCGATCTCGACGCGATCGCCTATTACGTGGACACCAATGTGCTGGAAACGCGGCTCGATAACCTGGGCGCCGGGCCGGCCGGGCAGGTCGAGGACCGGCAGTTGAGCACCATCGGCGCGCGGATCGACAACCGCACCCGCTTCGTGCACAGCGAAACCGCGCTGACAACCCTGACCTATGGCGTGGAAAGTTACCGCGACACGGGTGAGGGGACGACCGACGGCGCCGCGCGCGGCGGCGTGCCCAATGCGGAATCGACCTTCGCGGGCGTATTCATGCAGGGACAGGTCGATTTCGACGATATCCTCGGTAGCGGCGCCGGCATGTCGATCACGCCCGGCATCCGTTACGACTATTATGCCTCTGACGGCGATTCCGGCGAGATTTCCTCCGACGAGGTATCGCCAAAGATCGCGCTGCAAGTGCGGCCGGTCGAGCCCGTGTCGCTGTTCGCCAGCTACGCCAATGCCTTCCGCGCGCCGAACCTGAACGAACTGTTTCCCAGCGGCACGCATTTCGTCATTCCCGGTTTCGGCGTCAACAGTTTCATCCCGAATACGGCTCTGCAGCCGCAGTCCACCAGGACGTTCGAAGCCGGCGCGGGGCTGAAATTCGACGATGTCGTGACCCGCCGCGATCATTTCCAGATCAAGGGCTCGCATTACTGGATCGACGGCGAAAACTTCATCGACACCCAGGTGATCCAGCCCGCGCCGCCGGCCTGTTTTCCGCCGAACTGCAACGGCACGACGCAAAGCGTGAATGTCGCCAATGCAAATCTCGACGGTTACGAGATCGAGGCCAGCTACGAAAACGCCTCGCTGCTGTTCGAAACCGGCTATTCGCGGATCGACGGCGACAATGAGGCGACCGGCGCGCCGCTCGGCGTTCTGCAGCCGGACAAGTTCACGATGCATTTCGCCTACAAGATTCCGGAAACCGGCCTGCGGCTCGGCTGGCGCTACCTGCATGCCAGCAGGTTCGACAATACGGCGGACCCGGCTCTGGTTCGCGATGCCTATGACCTGAACGATGTCTACGCCAGCTGGCACGCGTCGAAAGACAGTCCGGTGACCGGACTGGGCGTCCTGGTCGGCGTCGATAACGTATTCGACCGCGCCTATACGCGCACCGCAAGCGGCGCCCTGGAACCCGGCCGGAACCTGAAGGCGACCGTCCGCTATGCGATCAAAATGTAG
- a CDS encoding biopolymer transporter ExbD yields the protein MHFASPRPRKDEERILPLINIVFLLLIFFMLAGRLAASDPFNVAPAQSASEATAESPEMLVLVGADGQLALDGKILDDAALGADVAARLGGAGDANPRIRLKADGGAPAVRVVAVMELLREAGVETLSLLTTPKVP from the coding sequence ATGCATTTCGCGTCACCCCGCCCCCGCAAGGATGAAGAACGCATTCTGCCGCTGATCAATATCGTTTTCCTGCTGCTGATTTTCTTCATGCTGGCGGGACGGCTTGCCGCATCGGACCCGTTCAACGTGGCGCCGGCGCAATCGGCCAGCGAGGCGACGGCCGAATCGCCGGAGATGCTGGTGCTGGTCGGCGCGGATGGACAGCTGGCGCTGGACGGGAAAATCCTCGACGACGCCGCGCTCGGCGCCGATGTCGCGGCGCGGCTGGGCGGCGCCGGCGACGCCAATCCGCGCATCCGGCTGAAGGCGGATGGCGGCGCGCCGGCGGTCCGGGTTGTCGCGGTGATGGAACTGCTGCGCGAAGCCGGCGTCGAGACGCTCTCCCTTCTCACAACGCCGAAAGTTCCATGA
- a CDS encoding ChuX/HutX family heme-like substrate-binding protein translates to MTETAMADPAESAPLQARLVALRDAEPNIRARDAAEKLGVSEGELLACRCGAGVQRLQGPWGDLIQALPGLGRVMALTRNDHAVHEKKGVFGNISIFGDRMGLVLNRDIDLRIFLGHWHFGFAVAEAAGESTRHSLQFFDCDGTAVHKIHLLEDSNRAGYDDLVARFLTPDQSPAMAVTPVPAGPDDRPDPAIDTVVLRDRWLGLRDVHDFHAMLDEVGTGRMQALRLVGRDLAWPVDVKSFRIAVTAAAAQEIPVMVFVGSPGVVQIHTGPVVTLRDVGPWFNILDPHFNLHLREDRIAGAWVVRKPTRDGIVTSLEIYDGDGAQIAWLFGERGEGKGERHDWRALVESLEGADA, encoded by the coding sequence ATGACAGAGACAGCCATGGCAGATCCGGCGGAATCGGCGCCGCTACAGGCCCGGTTGGTCGCCCTGCGTGACGCCGAACCGAACATCCGCGCCCGCGATGCGGCGGAAAAGCTGGGCGTCAGCGAGGGGGAACTCCTTGCCTGCCGATGCGGCGCGGGCGTGCAGCGCCTCCAGGGACCCTGGGGCGACCTGATCCAGGCCCTGCCGGGACTGGGCCGGGTCATGGCGCTGACACGGAATGATCATGCGGTGCATGAAAAGAAGGGCGTATTCGGCAATATCTCGATCTTCGGCGACAGGATGGGGCTGGTGCTGAACCGCGATATCGACCTGCGCATCTTCCTCGGCCACTGGCATTTCGGCTTTGCCGTGGCGGAGGCCGCCGGCGAAAGCACACGTCACAGCCTTCAGTTCTTCGACTGCGATGGAACGGCGGTTCATAAAATCCACCTGCTGGAGGACAGCAACCGGGCGGGTTATGACGATCTGGTCGCGCGGTTCCTGACGCCGGACCAGTCGCCGGCGATGGCGGTTACACCGGTTCCGGCAGGCCCGGACGACCGGCCCGATCCGGCCATCGACACGGTCGTGCTGCGGGACCGCTGGCTCGGCCTGAGGGATGTGCATGACTTCCACGCCATGCTGGACGAAGTGGGCACGGGCCGGATGCAGGCGCTGCGTCTGGTCGGCAGGGATCTGGCCTGGCCTGTCGACGTGAAATCGTTCCGGATTGCGGTAACGGCGGCGGCGGCGCAGGAAATACCGGTCATGGTCTTCGTTGGCAGCCCCGGCGTCGTGCAGATCCATACGGGGCCTGTGGTCACCCTGCGCGATGTCGGCCCGTGGTTCAATATTCTCGATCCGCATTTCAATCTTCACCTGCGCGAAGACCGCATCGCCGGGGCCTGGGTCGTCCGCAAGCCGACGCGGGACGGCATCGTCACCTCGCTGGAAATCTATGACGGAGACGGTGCGCAGATCGCCTGGCTGTTCGGCGAACGCGGCGAAGGCAAGGGGGAGCGGCATGACTGGCGGGCGCTGGTCGAATCGCTGGAAGGAGCGGACGCTTGA
- a CDS encoding iron chelate uptake ABC transporter family permease subunit, translated as MSVAALSGPTLRPYRNLVTILSLAGFLLFAILLSAGKGAVPIAPGAFFAILGNFVGLELPWAFTPREQTVLLAIRLPRVCLGILTGAGLALAGATLQGLFRNPLADPALIGVSSGAALAAVSVIVFGGGAAAALPFLPQTWLLPLAAFAGGLGCTALVYRIANRGGRTDIPTMLLCGVAVNAIANAGMGLLIFLSDDQQLRDLNFWLLGSLGSVTWDKLLPVIPLAGLAILLLPGFARFLNAMLLGEAEAHHLGYDVEREKRLAVLLAALATGAAVAVSGIIGFVGLVVPHLIRLLIGPNHVTLLPASAMLGAALMLIADLVSRHIVLPAELPIGIVTACVGGPFFLWLLWRRRGIGGW; from the coding sequence ATGAGCGTCGCCGCACTATCCGGCCCGACGCTGCGGCCCTACCGGAACCTTGTGACGATTCTGTCCCTGGCGGGTTTCCTGCTGTTCGCCATCCTGCTTTCGGCCGGAAAGGGCGCGGTGCCCATCGCGCCCGGCGCCTTCTTCGCCATCCTGGGAAATTTCGTGGGGCTGGAGCTGCCCTGGGCGTTTACGCCGCGCGAACAGACGGTCCTGCTGGCGATCCGCCTTCCGAGGGTCTGCCTCGGCATCCTGACAGGCGCCGGACTGGCGCTGGCCGGCGCCACGCTGCAGGGGCTGTTCCGCAATCCGCTGGCCGATCCGGCGCTGATCGGCGTGTCCTCGGGCGCGGCGCTGGCCGCGGTATCGGTCATCGTGTTCGGCGGCGGCGCGGCGGCGGCGCTGCCCTTCCTGCCGCAAACCTGGCTGCTGCCGCTGGCCGCCTTCGCCGGGGGGCTGGGCTGCACGGCGCTGGTCTACCGGATCGCGAACCGGGGCGGCCGCACGGATATTCCGACGATGCTGCTCTGCGGGGTCGCGGTCAACGCGATTGCGAATGCGGGGATGGGGCTGCTGATCTTCCTGAGCGACGACCAGCAGTTGCGCGACCTCAATTTCTGGCTGCTGGGCAGCCTCGGCAGCGTCACCTGGGACAAGCTGCTGCCGGTGATTCCGCTGGCCGGTCTCGCCATCCTGCTCCTGCCCGGATTTGCGCGGTTCCTGAACGCGATGCTGCTGGGCGAGGCGGAAGCCCACCACCTTGGCTATGACGTGGAGCGGGAAAAGCGCCTGGCTGTCCTGCTGGCCGCGCTGGCGACCGGCGCCGCGGTTGCGGTTTCCGGGATCATCGGTTTTGTCGGGCTGGTCGTGCCGCACTTGATCCGGCTGCTGATCGGGCCGAATCACGTCACCCTGCTGCCGGCTTCGGCGATGCTGGGGGCGGCGCTGATGCTCATCGCGGATCTGGTGTCCCGTCACATCGTGCTGCCGGCGGAATTGCCAATCGGCATCGTGACCGCCTGTGTCGGCGGGCCGTTCTTCCTGTGGCTGCTGTGGCGGCGGCGCGGCATCGGGGGCTGGTGA
- a CDS encoding TonB family protein, translated as MSGVTGRQLAAAAAIATALHAGFAISVLWAPPPDGAKAMGLGGVEVSLGPAGGAPGDTANPVAETPETPVVEPEEARVESPPETVIEPAPPEPVAESVDVAPAPPVAIAEVRAIAPPPRPQQKPKPPEPPRRAPPAVEAVSAPEAVAAAEPVREQRARETPSVAGAAGKSGIQDRPDAGDADSTAGGGTPGASADYMSYLLAWLQKHKEYPRLARRHRQQGTALMYFEMDRDGRIHTAALRQSSGHAALDDEARALIRRAEPLPPPPPEVAGDRIRLVVPVQFYLR; from the coding sequence ATGAGCGGCGTTACGGGACGGCAGCTTGCGGCGGCGGCCGCAATTGCGACGGCGCTTCATGCCGGATTCGCAATTTCGGTCCTGTGGGCGCCGCCGCCCGATGGCGCAAAGGCGATGGGGCTGGGCGGTGTGGAGGTTTCCCTGGGACCGGCGGGCGGCGCCCCCGGCGATACGGCAAATCCCGTTGCCGAAACCCCGGAAACACCCGTCGTGGAGCCCGAGGAAGCCCGTGTGGAATCGCCCCCTGAAACCGTTATCGAACCCGCGCCGCCGGAACCGGTCGCCGAATCCGTCGATGTCGCCCCGGCGCCGCCGGTCGCGATTGCCGAGGTGCGGGCCATCGCCCCGCCGCCCCGGCCGCAGCAGAAACCGAAGCCGCCGGAACCCCCGCGCCGTGCGCCGCCTGCGGTCGAAGCCGTATCCGCACCGGAAGCCGTCGCCGCCGCTGAACCGGTTCGCGAGCAGCGCGCCAGGGAAACCCCGTCCGTCGCCGGCGCCGCCGGAAAATCAGGGATCCAGGACCGACCCGACGCGGGCGACGCGGACAGCACGGCCGGCGGCGGCACGCCCGGCGCTTCGGCGGATTACATGTCCTACCTGCTGGCCTGGCTGCAGAAGCACAAGGAATATCCACGGCTGGCCCGCCGGCACAGGCAGCAGGGAACGGCGCTGATGTATTTCGAGATGGACCGGGACGGCCGTATTCACACCGCGGCCCTGCGGCAGAGTTCCGGGCATGCGGCGCTCGACGACGAGGCCCGCGCCCTGATCCGCCGCGCGGAACCCCTGCCGCCGCCGCCGCCCGAAGTCGCCGGCGACCGCATCCGGCTGGTTGTCCCCGTGCAGTTCTATCTGCGGTAG
- a CDS encoding biopolymer transporter ExbD, with the protein MTPSASAPPSLRLANRGRRRRSPISLTPLIDVVFILLVFFMLASSFLDWRAIGLNAPGRAAAAATMEGTILVDIRPDGLRLAGRSVSLRELVAQVSDGLRTKPDRKVVVRPDRGIVLQDAVAILDALTAAGVRDLSLIRKPVR; encoded by the coding sequence ATGACACCGTCCGCATCCGCGCCGCCGTCGCTGCGACTGGCGAATAGGGGAAGGCGGCGGCGCTCGCCGATCAGCCTGACGCCGCTGATCGATGTCGTCTTCATCCTGCTGGTCTTCTTCATGCTGGCGTCGTCCTTTCTGGACTGGCGCGCCATCGGCCTCAACGCGCCCGGCAGGGCCGCGGCGGCGGCAACGATGGAAGGTACAATACTGGTCGACATCCGGCCCGACGGGCTGCGCCTCGCGGGCCGGTCGGTCAGCCTCCGGGAACTCGTGGCGCAGGTCAGCGACGGGTTGCGGACGAAGCCGGACCGGAAAGTTGTCGTCCGGCCCGACAGGGGCATCGTGCTGCAGGATGCGGTGGCGATTCTGGACGCGCTCACCGCGGCCGGCGTGCGCGACCTGTCGCTGATCCGAAAGCCGGTACGGTAG
- a CDS encoding MotA/TolQ/ExbB proton channel family protein, translated as MNNLDNADQSIPAAPGALDSLFGRLSELLASGGPVVAILLAMSVAALAIILAKLWQFHVTRLGDRKTARKALDLFKSGRAGQALLLLRGAANPVAVLLGQAIRGQQRGVADARLREELLRCGGDMLEDLRGLFRPLEVIASLAPLLGLFGTVLGMIEAFRKLSEAGNRVDPSILSGGIWEALLTTAVGLAVAIPTVAALNWLERRVDRIAFEFDSIVTQVFTEDLSEDALAPLTPHRESRTHDTVRIRAAVAATGE; from the coding sequence ATGAACAACCTGGACAATGCCGACCAATCGATCCCTGCCGCGCCCGGCGCCCTGGACAGCCTCTTTGGCCGCCTGTCGGAACTGCTCGCGTCCGGCGGTCCGGTCGTGGCGATCCTTCTGGCGATGTCGGTAGCGGCGCTCGCGATCATCCTGGCCAAGCTGTGGCAGTTCCACGTGACGCGATTGGGCGACCGCAAGACCGCGCGCAAGGCGCTGGACCTGTTCAAATCGGGCCGCGCCGGCCAGGCCCTGCTGCTGCTGCGCGGCGCGGCCAACCCGGTGGCGGTCCTGCTGGGCCAGGCGATCCGGGGCCAGCAGCGCGGCGTCGCCGACGCCAGGCTGCGCGAGGAACTGCTGCGCTGCGGCGGCGACATGCTGGAAGACCTGCGCGGGCTTTTCCGGCCGCTGGAGGTCATCGCCTCGCTGGCGCCGCTGCTCGGCCTGTTCGGCACGGTGCTGGGCATGATCGAGGCGTTCCGGAAACTTTCCGAGGCCGGCAACCGCGTCGATCCGTCGATCCTGTCGGGCGGTATCTGGGAGGCGCTGCTGACGACCGCGGTCGGGCTGGCGGTGGCGATCCCCACCGTCGCGGCGCTGAACTGGCTGGAGCGACGGGTCGATCGGATCGCCTTCGAATTCGACAGCATCGTCACGCAGGTATTCACCGAGGACCTCTCGGAGGACGCCCTCGCCCCCCTGACCCCGCACAGGGAATCCCGGACCCATGACACCGTCCGCATCCGCGCCGCCGTCGCTGCGACTGGCGAATAG
- a CDS encoding hemin uptake protein HemP, translating into MAHRPGEPRNGKSVTDNEPRSRDQMKTPEKQPVRVLRSADLLANGREVVIDHGGEHYLLRCTSNGKLILTK; encoded by the coding sequence ATGGCGCACCGTCCCGGCGAACCGCGCAATGGAAAATCCGTGACGGACAACGAACCGAGAAGCCGCGACCAAATGAAGACTCCTGAAAAGCAGCCCGTACGGGTCCTGCGCAGCGCCGATCTGCTGGCCAACGGCAGGGAGGTGGTGATCGACCATGGTGGCGAGCATTACCTTTTGCGATGCACCAGCAACGGAAAACTGATCCTGACGAAATAG
- a CDS encoding Tat pathway signal sequence domain protein: protein MLRLVLLVLAMGLVSPPALADGPAVTIELNKLEANGSSCRAYLMMRNDAGAGFESLKLDLVMFDTDGVVSRRIAVEAAPLPAGKTSLKVFDIADQPCDGISRMLLNDILDCHGAAGPRHDCLDLVETASRTTAPFIK, encoded by the coding sequence ATGTTGCGCTTAGTGTTGCTCGTTCTGGCGATGGGGCTGGTATCGCCGCCGGCGCTTGCCGATGGACCGGCGGTCACGATCGAACTGAACAAGCTGGAAGCGAACGGATCGTCGTGCCGGGCATATCTGATGATGCGGAACGATGCGGGCGCGGGATTCGAGTCGCTGAAGCTGGACCTGGTGATGTTCGACACCGATGGCGTGGTTTCCCGCCGCATTGCGGTCGAGGCGGCGCCGCTGCCGGCCGGCAAGACCAGCCTGAAGGTCTTCGATATCGCCGACCAGCCCTGTGACGGCATCAGCCGCATGTTGCTGAACGACATTCTGGATTGCCACGGCGCGGCGGGGCCGCGCCATGACTGTCTGGACCTGGTGGAAACCGCGTCGCGGACAACCGCGCCCTTCATAAAATAA
- the rfbB gene encoding dTDP-glucose 4,6-dehydratase yields the protein MRIIVTGGAGFIGSAVVRQLIRQTDARVLNLDALTYAGSLSNIASVSDNPRHHFLKADIRNFDAVARAFAEFQPDGVIHLAAESHVDRSIDGPRAFLETNVTGTCNMLEAARGYYGGLTGAARDGFRFLHVSTDEVFGELGPEGRFTETSSYRPGSPYAATKAAADHLVRAWQRSFGLPCLITSCSNNYGPYQYPEKLIPVLVNNAVAGRSLPIYGTGENVRDWLYVEDHAAALRLVLDRGRVGETYNIGGDSERTNIAIARTVCALLDEMRPDSPACPHERLIRLVTDRPGHDLRYAMDASKITAELGWRPVETFETGLGKTVRWYLENTDWTEAVLNGGEIGRRGLSDRRGMD from the coding sequence GTGCGAATAATCGTTACCGGCGGCGCCGGCTTCATCGGGTCGGCGGTGGTGCGCCAGCTGATCCGGCAGACGGACGCGCGTGTCCTGAACCTGGACGCCCTGACCTATGCCGGCAGCCTGTCGAATATCGCGTCCGTCAGCGACAATCCCCGCCATCATTTCCTGAAAGCGGATATCCGGAACTTCGACGCCGTCGCCCGCGCATTCGCCGAATTTCAGCCCGACGGCGTCATCCATCTGGCGGCCGAAAGCCATGTCGACCGCTCCATCGACGGCCCGCGCGCCTTTCTGGAAACCAACGTGACCGGCACCTGCAACATGCTGGAGGCCGCGCGGGGCTATTATGGCGGATTGACGGGCGCGGCCCGGGACGGCTTCCGTTTCCTGCATGTCTCCACCGATGAGGTTTTCGGCGAATTGGGACCGGAGGGCCGCTTTACGGAAACATCCTCCTACAGGCCCGGTTCGCCCTATGCCGCGACCAAGGCCGCCGCCGATCACCTGGTCAGGGCGTGGCAGCGCAGCTTCGGCCTGCCCTGCCTGATCACCAGTTGCTCGAACAATTACGGCCCGTACCAGTATCCGGAAAAGCTGATTCCGGTTCTGGTCAACAACGCCGTGGCCGGCAGGTCGCTGCCGATATACGGCACCGGCGAAAACGTGCGGGACTGGCTGTATGTGGAGGATCACGCGGCGGCGTTGCGCCTCGTACTGGACAGGGGCCGTGTCGGGGAGACATACAATATCGGCGGCGACAGCGAACGGACGAATATCGCCATCGCGCGGACCGTATGCGCGTTGCTGGATGAAATGCGGCCGGATTCGCCCGCCTGCCCCCATGAAAGGCTGATCCGGCTGGTAACCGACAGGCCGGGCCATGACCTGCGCTACGCCATGGATGCTTCGAAAATCACAGCGGAACTGGGCTGGCGCCCGGTTGAGACATTCGAGACGGGACTCGGGAAGACCGTGCGCTGGTATCTGGAAAACACCGACTGGACCGAAGCCGTCCTGAACGGCGGCGAAATCGGCCGCCGCGGCCTGAGCGACAGACGAGGAATGGATTAG
- a CDS encoding heme ABC transporter ATP-binding protein encodes MLAANGIGVLLGGKRVLEDVSLRVDSGEVLAVLGPNGAGKTTLMNVLTGALKPDSGSVTLSGTPLSSWSRRDLARRRAVLPQHSDLSFPFPVLEVVLMGRGPHARHSSRQRDLAVARAALRECGTDHLERRIYTTLSGGERQRVHLARALAQIWAGDGAAGQCCPDRYLLLDEPTSSLDLAHQHAALDTARRLAADGAGVVAILHDLNLAAMYADRICMLRSGQVHACGTPQAVIHPDSIAAVYGVTASVITHPTRNCPLVIAA; translated from the coding sequence ATGCTGGCGGCAAATGGAATCGGCGTTTTGCTGGGCGGCAAGCGGGTTCTGGAGGATGTGTCGCTGCGCGTCGACTCCGGCGAAGTACTCGCGGTACTGGGTCCGAACGGGGCAGGCAAGACGACACTGATGAACGTGCTGACAGGCGCCCTGAAACCGGATTCGGGGAGCGTTACCCTGTCCGGTACGCCGCTGTCGTCCTGGTCGCGGCGCGATCTGGCGCGGCGACGTGCGGTCCTGCCGCAGCATTCCGATCTTTCCTTTCCCTTTCCGGTACTGGAAGTCGTACTGATGGGGCGCGGCCCGCATGCCCGCCATTCCAGCCGGCAGCGTGATCTGGCGGTTGCCCGGGCGGCGCTGCGCGAATGCGGTACGGATCACCTGGAGCGCCGCATCTACACAACCCTGTCCGGCGGCGAGCGGCAACGGGTGCACCTGGCGCGGGCGCTGGCGCAAATCTGGGCCGGCGACGGCGCGGCCGGCCAGTGCTGTCCGGATCGGTACCTGCTGCTGGATGAGCCGACATCCAGCCTGGACCTCGCCCATCAGCACGCGGCGCTGGATACCGCGCGCCGGCTGGCGGCCGATGGCGCCGGCGTGGTCGCGATCCTGCACGACCTGAACCTCGCCGCCATGTATGCGGACCGGATCTGCATGCTCCGGTCCGGCCAGGTCCATGCCTGTGGGACGCCGCAGGCGGTGATCCATCCGGACAGTATCGCCGCCGTCTATGGCGTGACTGCCAGCGTCATCACCCATCCGACCCGTAATTGCCCGCTCGTGATAGCGGCATAG
- a CDS encoding hemin ABC transporter substrate-binding protein has protein sequence MNRFVRLAVVLAFVASAARAADAPAQRIVSAGGAITEIVYALGFADNIVAVDTTSYYPPDAMKKPKVGYLRQLAAEPILALQPTLLLADGDAGPPDVLAQMRDAGLDIVMAPDDPSPEGVLVKIDLVATALGVPEKGAVLAARLQSELSALKARIDTARHRPRVLFLLSIGQGGAPLAAGTDTAAAEIIRMAGGKNVVDSFEGYKPLSPEAMVAAAPDIILATHRSLGLLGGQDTLLAIPEIAATPAGAERRVIAMDGLLLLGFSLRLPQAVRGLANALHPNLKLAD, from the coding sequence TTGAACCGTTTTGTCCGGCTTGCCGTCGTTCTGGCGTTTGTTGCATCCGCGGCGCGGGCCGCCGATGCGCCGGCGCAACGGATCGTGTCCGCCGGCGGGGCGATCACCGAGATCGTCTACGCGCTGGGCTTCGCCGATAACATCGTTGCGGTCGACACGACGAGCTATTACCCGCCCGACGCGATGAAGAAACCCAAGGTCGGCTACTTGCGGCAACTTGCCGCCGAACCGATCCTCGCGCTGCAGCCGACCCTGCTGCTGGCGGATGGCGATGCCGGCCCGCCGGATGTCCTGGCGCAGATGCGCGACGCGGGGCTGGATATCGTCATGGCGCCGGACGATCCTTCGCCGGAAGGCGTGCTGGTAAAAATCGATCTGGTCGCCACGGCGCTGGGCGTGCCGGAAAAAGGCGCGGTGCTGGCGGCGCGGCTGCAATCCGAGCTGTCGGCGCTGAAGGCGCGGATCGATACCGCAAGGCACCGGCCACGGGTCCTGTTCCTGCTGTCCATCGGGCAGGGGGGTGCGCCGCTGGCGGCCGGTACCGACACCGCCGCCGCCGAGATCATCCGCATGGCGGGCGGGAAAAACGTCGTCGATTCATTCGAGGGCTACAAGCCGCTGTCGCCGGAAGCGATGGTGGCGGCGGCGCCGGATATCATACTCGCGACCCACCGGTCGCTGGGGCTGCTGGGCGGGCAGGACACGCTGCTGGCGATCCCGGAAATCGCCGCGACCCCGGCGGGTGCGGAACGGCGGGTCATTGCGATGGACGGGTTGCTGTTGCTCGGGTTCAGCCTGCGCCTGCCGCAGGCCGTGCGCGGTCTCGCAAATGCACTGCACCCGAACCTGAAACTCGCGGACTGA